DNA sequence from the Salvia splendens isolate huo1 chromosome 19, SspV2, whole genome shotgun sequence genome:
CATGTGTACAATGATGTGTCAAGAATTCATGATTCATGATTCATGATTCATGATTAAATCACAATAAAACTGGATAtcattggtttttgatggataatGACCTTGtacttaatttaaaaataatcatCCTCACAATCTTGTAGAACCAGAATCCACTCACAAGCTGTAGTCCCAAAGCCATTGCCTGCGACCAATTCACCACACACCGattaaaaacagaaaacaaTAAAATCGAATAAATGTTATTCACACACATTGTATGACTATATTTATTCATTAACAGGAAAATCCACAACTTAGTCTTCAAACTTGTTTCCTAAGGCTAATTAAAGATCTATATAAtctcttttatatatatatataatttaaatatcaCATTACCTTAATCAGAAACGGATTATCAGCAGTGAGAGTAACATAAGAAAGGTATGGCCCTCCTATCATCCTTGCAACTGTGAAGATGACTGCAAAAGCTATCTGCAAAACAAGATGCACAATTGTTTTAGACtttcataaaatttcaattaaatgaCATTTCACATTTCTTTAAAAAAGTAAACTAACGTCAGCTGCGAAATTGAGATCAGTGTTCCTATATCCAAGCTCTTTAAGAAGCTCCCTTGAGTGGAGGAATGGGCTTGATATTTCTGTGATGCACAAGGCAGCCACCATCTCTGATCCACACTACACTCATTCAACAATATTAATTCATTTCTCAATATCTTCTAATATTATTAACATAGAACCAAATTTACCCTTTGATAAAAAAGACCAGCCACAAGCCCAATAATGCTGACTAGATGATGCACACTGTTATCAAGCTTCACTTGCTTGTCAAATTGGCAGCACACCAAATCATATATCAAATATCCCACAGTTACTGCTAGTGTTTGCATCTgccaaaaacacaaaaaataggCTACAGTCGTTATAGAAGATGCGAAATCGAATCAACTTGAATTCAGGACCCAAATATTGTTTTGAAGagaatatagtactccattcgtcccttTTTTAAAAAGATTCAATTCGGAATTCTTATATGTCCAAGGTtcaatattgaaataatttcaGAGGTTTTCCCTGACTTTGTCCGTGTCAACAAACAATTCGAAATACCTCGACTTTTTTAGAACAGGTCCGAGTCAAATAGCAATGATTTGAAGCACTTCTTTTCGATACCGAATTTAggaaaaattgtgttaattaAGTTAAGGAAATGAAGaataaaagaaaggaaaaaggaaaaaaaggtagagaaataaagtaagaaaaagtaaaataaaagagaaaaatgtgttaatttttgaaaaaaaggaGAAATGAATGAGCTACAGTATGACAGTCCAAAAAAAGTATACAGACTCAGCTACATAAGGCTAGATAGAATACCTGCTTAGGAGAAGATTTTGAAGCGAGAGGACAAACTGGGCAGCTCCAGTCTTGAATTGAAGAAAAAGCCAAAGCAACGGCCAAGAAAGCATGCGCCGTCGAAACAAGGCGGTTGCAGAAATCGAAAGGGCGCTTCGGAAATGCGATTTTCCGGATCGCCACGAACAAAGTTGACCATGCCGCCACGCTAAACACCATCAACTTAACAATATAATCCTCCATATCATCCAATTATTCCAGTTATGGTAAATATAATGAGCTTTTTTTGCTTTAATGAAAGAGTCTTCAAACAAACAGAGCGGTAGCTATTAATTATTCGCCTACTAACCAGATCGGCAGATCCGTTGCGAATCCACGGgtagatttttatttattgttttttggccaaattaggaaaaataatgaaatttggCGAAAAATATCAATTGAGTTAAACAAGTTTGTTTGCTAATAAATAGAACAATGTTAGTACTATTtgattgaaaaatatgaattattggaaataaatctaaatttcatgattttcttAGATGAGTTTTAGATTTTTgagaatttaaatgaaaattatgATGTTTCCTATTTGCAGTTTTAAAcactttttttcttgtttttccttttattcACAAACAAAGACAGTTAGATTGTTTTGTGGTCTAACGATAATCACACACACAGCCACTTACTTCTCCATGTGACCAAGAAAAGTGATTTTCTCCAAGAAAAAGCAAATTTGAGTGAAACTTTACACATCTCACATGTAATTTTTcccattcatttttatttaattaatcatgTTTTACAGATTGTAAATTTTATGTTGTGTAACTCGTGTTTACTCGTTTGAATTGTTGCAATTTGACATTTCTATAGTGAGTATTTTGACATATTTGCTCTTCGTATACTGATataaaattgattatttttatgataattactttctaattaaaattataagagtatattgataaaaaaatcgTTAAGATATATATACGTACGACTCAAATTAATAAGTTTAATAACAATATAATCACCGGATGGATGAAATATTCATAAATTTGAGACATCAGGAAAAAAAAGACGGtaaaatttatttatgaatTAAGCATCCCGGCAAATTTTATTTAAGCTAATGATTGTATTTTGTAACTCTACAGCTAGATATATACATCAATGTATAAAATAGTTTTGCAGGTAGGGTTGGTGGACAGTGAACCTGTATATATTCAATATGAGATCGttcataattatatatatgcatTTAACTTGTTAAATACAGAGGTAGATCTATTTATTATTTCAAATGATAGAGATGTTGCATAAGAAAATGGAACTTTAATGCCAAAATTAAAATTCGTCACCTACCCTCTCCTACCACCTTAAttattaatagtagtagtaaaagaTTTTGAACTTGTTGGCCATCATAATTTCCACGTACCACGCCACGCACATATTATATAAAGTATTAAGATTTCTTCTTATACAAAAAAGAATGAATCTAAAATTAATAGATATCGATTTCGTGGCCAATAACTAATTTGAGTTGCCCATGGCATTGGAGTTGAAGCACAAGTGTTCAACATCATTGCTAGAGTAGATGACTTGTTGATCGTCAGAGCGGAGGAATGCCTTCTTCTGCAAGACGTAATACACCGTCTCCAAAGATAAAATGACAACGTCTCGCGTGCCGCAACATTGCGTACATAATGGCTTTCCGTGACACGTATTTGAGAAGGCTGATCACCGTTGATGCTTAGTCGTTGATGAATTTGCATGACATAGTTCACGACTTTCCCGACATGTTAGTAAGTATCGCTTGTAAGCATCGACAATTGAAAAAATGCAAGACTTCTTGGAGATGTGTTTACACTGACTAGTAAGCACGAGGGGACGACATCCGACCATCATTCATAAGTTGTTGCCGACCAATGACtctggatttgacatgcattctTTGGGTCCTAGCCATTGAATTAACTGCCAAATACCGACAATATCATATGGGTTACTACTTGGCTGATGAAATTTATCCAAAGTGTCCATCGTTCATGAAATCGACTACATGTCAGACAGATTCGAAAAAAACATTATTGCTCAAAGGCAACACATAAGGATGTTGAGAGGAAAGTTGTGTTGCAATCCCACTGGGCCAATCATGCATCTCTGATGTGATATACGAAtgtataatactctctccgtcctataaaaatatgaacatatgATATGACATgcgaattaagataaaattgataaaataagagagagacggagaatggtagttaaaatagtgttagtggataattGGACCCATTATTAAAAGTGTTTTAAtagtgatataagttgtaaataacttgatAATGAGACTCCCATCACCTCTTTTCCAAGAGTATATGGCCCGACAAGCTTCCATCCACGAGGGATGGAGACTCATGGCTGACTCCAACAAGACCCGATCAAATATATTTGTGTACATATCCTTGAGATTATAATTtagtttttcaaatttaaatttaattaattgtatagtttactttactttactttagatatttttaattgcataaaatgaaattgaaatgactatattgagaaaatgtgggtgaaatgaaaaatggtcatgaaaaatgaaattttggttCAAAGAATGATTTTCAGAACTGCTGTGGATGCTGGTAGCAATCCataaacaaatactccctctttcctataataattgtcactctcttattgtgggcacatgttttaagaaatgttaagaaaagttggttggaaaagttagtgcaATGTGGGATCCACTTTATATTGGTTTTAGAGCATCctcgtccgccactgtagccttgcggacgatgcccgatgcatcgtccgcagTATCGTCCGCCTCATTGCGGGCGACGAGGGCGATACCGTGGACGATGCAACgcatttttgatttttttaaaaaattttaaaaaaaatttatatttcctTTATCTATATATACCTCACTTTTCACTCAATTTTTCCACACTTTTCTCTCCCATCTCTCATCAATTATCTTTTCCCACACACCAttctttctctcactaaaaaaTTGAGACCCGGCGACCATtggagtacctcggagggcaTTACTCGAACCTTGACTCGGCCTTGTTCGATTGCATTCATGAGGCTGCGGCGGAATGCTTGGCCGAAATGAAGTGCGAGCGTGaagtgttagggttttgtatactagaaatcacctttcgagtgattgcatactgtaaaactctaatggttatttttcaataaatgcaacagattatttttgtcataatgttgttatgttttacatttaatggttgtttattgcatatttaaatgtataagcaaacgtaacaaagtctaagtctttgttttagtagaccggttgtgggcgtcgtccaatttaaggtaacacggtcagttctaaacaaagaaaaataagaatttcacaacctagataggcctagactacctatcgctaaaggttgcaatgtcagcccgattatttctaagccttgttgaaataagatgacgttggtgtggtatagcactgaatggatctaacagcaagacgagtctttatgctatctactgaaaacgaggtcttgataattaatttcttaatcaatgtatgttagcattgagcatacgatattgagtatccactactttgacttaccaaaggtgcgggtttttcgtaacccaacgatccaggcatattgggtagtggtgatcattatctagaggtgctaggattgatattatgttgaaacgtgcgcgaggagagtctcgtttgataacatccacaagaggagctcgaaacaaggttttattattcggaacctagctagttttaacacaagaaaattcccacaagtgtacggggctagtgtagcataaagtaagcaagagtatcatatcccacagagacaaattgtataaactcaagtaccacggaccgacgttaactactatctagacaaatcAAAAGGTTTGGTTTTGGTACGTaactattaaacataaacaaagtaaaataagagacaaAAGATCAAGTTTCAATAAGAGAACGAGGTAGAGCTTTGGATCCGACTACAATACCCACAATGTAAACCAactcaacaactttgattacccgttgaagtctctaggattagtAGGAAATCGCTATTCTAGGCTAagccccctctcgagtgcactcaacccgttgattaactattaatattgaagtctccttctaatacttcacaattaactcctatacCCAAAAGATTCAAGtcctcactctagaattccttctctcgaatgcaaattatctaggtgttgttcattcttttatcaatcataattaggtatctctcgactactcaaaactaggtcaatatatccaattggtagctaggcaattgaattgaaaggcacaagaatgaaacaaaataatcacaagagcataggtaatcaaaagctattgaatcaatcacaagtattcattgtagtcttcaccaaaactctacaaaggatttagctactcatatccAACTAAAAAACATAAGAATAATCCATAGTCATTGAATTAAACATGAAAACCAATGAAAATACTCCCAAGGATGGATTGAATGGCAATTAgtcttcgtcttcaatcttGTTGAAGATTGGGACTCCTTGTCTCACAAATCCGCTCTCAAAACCTTCAAGAACTGTTGTTGGGTGTGTATGATGTGTTGAGATCGAAAACCTAGGTCTCTTTTTATACCCGGGACGGAAATAATAGCAATTCAATCTtcgcagaacacatcgcccgaccgggcgattttaagtcgccaaaacgcccggtcgggcgaactttctggagtcgcgaccaaaacgcccggtcgggcgttttcccctttacaatcgcccggtcgggcgttttctctggaatcctccaaaagcattgtcttcgtcttcaaaagggcttcgcgtgagtatcttgcacgcccccatcggagtccggatgagagagttatggctattatacgaaagtcgcgcattgaagcgcgCCCGATCAggcgattcttccttcaagctcgttttcaagtcattttcacctgttttagctccaaacactcgacaaactcgtcaaaacactTATGTAGTGAATAATGGGTGTAAACTCAAGTAGTATGCTACAAAAACACTGAAATGttcacgttaaacatccaaaatacttgctaaacaacgagtttatcaactcccccaaacttaaacacTTATTTGTCCTCAAATAAGAAGTAGAAAACATAGAATGCGAACTCGTGTAAGTATGTTGGATTGTCATCACTGCCTCAGTAAAAGAAAACAGAATTATCATGCATCAATAACTTCGCAAACTAGTACACCAAAATGAACATTGCTTCATGCTACTAGCACGTATTCCACTTTGTCAATTTGCCCTCACAGGATATATAGTgtgataaattttttttctttctctcactctcaaagtgtatatgtataaaatggacctctcaaatcaatcaaaaatgTATAGcttaccataagcttgctcgAAGTCTAGACTCTCCTCTGCTATGTTGTGACTACAGATTTAggatccgaaaggtcttttctAAAGGTTGTAATGTaaggctctttggtaaggtgaggaaatatttggctaaaaagtgactaaacccaattatagcaaaagtgatcaatttcacTACATCAAACTTAGTACCCCACCAACCATTCgaatctcagtaaattctagactttgtcaagatttcttctcacttcccagttcctttaatttttttcttttcaagatctttttttttatacatcctttccctttttttttatgCACAACCAATCCTTTCATTCAAACAAAGATGTCTATGCACTTTTTACAAGTAAACGCGCTACTTctctttctaccttatctctccaactcttttcacaaaatataaactaaaattcacCAAGAGTGTATGGATATTCCCTtttatttagcttccaaagaaaaaggctttaaaggctcaaagtggctagctagggaaaaatatATTGAATAAGGTCATAAATGTGGATATcaaaagtagctaagaaggatggcctaacgtcctctCCTATTCCTATAATCACTATGCAGACTCAAGAAGAccgcgagcaagttctagaaacatataacatagttgatgaaaaatcacacatttttggaaaaagatattggCTCAATTCTCACATGGTATTTTTCGGCATATGACAAAGCAACGAGCAATTCACTCTAGGCAAATCACAAAAAGGAAATACGAGTTACTTAGCTAAATCAACAagttttcacaaacattttaCGCAAGTTCTCATCATAGGCAATTCATCCAACAAACCTACTTAATTCATCTCCAAATGTCTCCAACTTCCCATTCAATTTCACCCAAGGAAGTatacaaaaagaaacaacacaaactaacaAAGCACACACAAGGAAAACTTCACTAATCGAGAGAGGTAAAAGAAGAAATCCACTAGacacccccccaaacttattccaagCAAAGCTGGGATAAGTTTGAAAGATAGTGGATCTCTCATGTACCTTCACTGCCGAGGAAGAGGCGCCACTGGCCACGGACATTGATGTCGTTTTTCACCCATCGAAGCCTATTTCCCTGTTCCACTcaaaacacaaagaaaacacaaaacacaccaaaacgagaacaaaacaaaaacacaccaaaacacacaaaaataaaaaatttacctactaggggttgcctcccccATAGCGCAACTGTTTAACGTCGTTTGCCCGACGGTCTTCAAGCTTTCACTTAATGATTCAATCTCACTCGGATAATGTCATCGGGGCCCTTCTTCGCTTTAGCGGCCAAGTAGAGCTTGTGTAGACGCTTTTTCCACCAAGTGAGCTTCACATCGGCCCCAACAACATCTTCTTTAGGTATTCCAATTTCCACTTTGGCAACCTTCATTTTTTTACCCCCCAATCCATGTTCATCTTCAAACAACCATTCAGGCATAAATATTTCCTCCAAAGGATCCCTAGCCCTTACATGTGCCGCTTGTATCATCTTGCACTCTTCAACTTTTAAGGGCACCTCTTCCACTCTCTTGGACTCTTCCACTTCATGACGTTTCATCTTGTCCAACAAGGAGAGAATGACCGTCTTGTTTCCATGCCTAAGGGTGAGTTCTCTCTTAGTGACGTCAATTAGAGCTTTTCCAGTTGCTAGGAATGGTCTTCCAAGGATGAGAGGGACATTTGGATCCTCCTTCAtgtccaaaacaacaaaatccatgGGGAAGATAAAATCATTCACCCTTACTAATACATTCTCAAGGAGTCCATTCGGGTACTTGACAGATTTATCCGCCATTTGAAGGGTAAATGTAGTTGGCTTCAAGACACCAAACTTCAACTTCCGGAAGAAGCTTAAAGGCATGAGATTTATGCTTGCCCCCAAGTCACATAATGCCTTAGTTTGCCTATCATTCCCGATCACACAAGAAATGTTGAAGCTCCCCGGATCTTTCATCTTTGCCGGCATCTTTTGTTGGATGATTGCACTACAATTCTCGGTCAAATTCACGGTTTCATAATCAACCAACCTCTTCTTCTTGGATACAATTTCTTTCAAAAACTTGAGGTAGCCAGGCATTTGTTGGAGAGCCTCAATAAGAGGAATATTGAGATGCACTCTCTTGAAGATTTCAAGGAACTTAACAAGCTTCTCGTCCAACTTCTTCTTTTGCACCACTTGAGGAAAATGAATTTTAACCTCTTTCGGCGTGGGGGAAACAATTGCCTCGGGTTGTACCTCGGGTTGCATAGGAGGCGATTCCACCTcaatcttctcttcttctttctcgt
Encoded proteins:
- the LOC121778532 gene encoding TLC domain-containing protein 5-like, which produces MEDYIVKLMVFSVAAWSTLFVAIRKIAFPKRPFDFCNRLVSTAHAFLAVALAFSSIQDWSCPVCPLASKSSPKQMQTLAVTVGYLIYDLVCCQFDKQVKLDNSVHHLVSIIGLVAGLFYQRCGSEMVAALCITEISSPFLHSRELLKELGYRNTDLNFAADIAFAVIFTVARMIGGPYLSYVTLTADNPFLIKAMALGLQLVSGFWFYKIVRMIIFKLSTRSLSIKNQ